In one Kitasatospora cineracea genomic region, the following are encoded:
- the yaaA gene encoding peroxide stress protein YaaA has product MLVLLPPSEGKAAPQAGAPVELERLSLPGLTGARHKALTALVELCAGDAERAAEVLGLSKGLRGEVGKNAALLTAGARPAGEVYTGVLFDNLGLAKLDDAAYARAERSLLVFSGLWGAVRIGDRIPPYRCSMGVKLPPLGALGPYWRGVLDGALPEVADGLVLDLRSSAYAAAWKPAGALAGRTVTVRVLQEREVDGVLKRSVVSHFNKATKGRLVRDLLAAGLEPAAPGELVDALEQLGHRVEVSARGTERKPWQLDVVVTDVH; this is encoded by the coding sequence GTGCTGGTTCTGCTGCCGCCGTCGGAGGGGAAGGCCGCGCCGCAGGCGGGTGCGCCGGTGGAGCTGGAGCGGCTGTCGCTGCCGGGGCTGACCGGGGCCCGGCACAAGGCGCTCACCGCGCTGGTCGAGCTGTGCGCGGGGGACGCCGAGCGGGCCGCCGAGGTGCTCGGGCTGAGCAAGGGCCTGCGCGGCGAGGTCGGCAAGAACGCGGCCCTGCTCACCGCGGGAGCCCGCCCGGCGGGCGAGGTCTACACCGGGGTGCTGTTCGACAACCTGGGCCTGGCCAAGCTGGACGACGCCGCGTACGCCCGGGCCGAACGCTCGCTGCTGGTCTTCTCCGGCCTGTGGGGCGCGGTCCGGATCGGCGACCGGATCCCGCCCTACCGCTGCTCGATGGGCGTCAAGCTCCCCCCGCTGGGCGCGCTCGGCCCGTACTGGCGGGGCGTGCTGGACGGAGCGTTGCCCGAGGTCGCGGACGGCCTGGTGCTGGACCTGCGCAGCTCGGCGTACGCGGCGGCGTGGAAGCCCGCGGGGGCGCTCGCGGGCCGGACGGTGACGGTGCGGGTGCTGCAGGAGCGCGAGGTGGACGGGGTGCTGAAGCGCTCGGTGGTCTCGCACTTCAACAAGGCCACCAAGGGCCGGCTGGTGCGCGACCTGCTGGCGGCCGGTCTGGAGCCCGCCGCGCCCGGCGAACTGGTGGACGCCCTCGAACAGTTGGGCCACCGGGTGGAGGTCTCCGCGCGCGGCACCGAGCGCAAGCCGTGGCAGTTGGACGTGGTGGTGACGGACGTCCACTGA
- a CDS encoding bifunctional RNase H/acid phosphatase, giving the protein MTGARYVVEADGGSRGNPGPAGYGAVVRDADTGQVLAEAAEYLGHTTNNVAEYRGLIAGLKAARDLDPDARVEVRMDSKLVVEQMSGRWQVKHPAMRPLAAEARGILPAGNVTYEWIPRERNKTADRLANEAMDAGRQGRQWEPAQAAPEPAATAPAPEPAAPPAGRAAPADLGTPTTLVLLRHGETPLTPLKRFSGSTGSDPGLSEKGRWQAERAAESLAARGTVQAVVASPMLRTRQTAEATARRLGLEVRIEEDLRELDFGAWEGLGFAEVMERHPADLTTWLGSADAKPTGSTESLSTLARRVARARDRIVQQYAGQTVLVVSHVSPIKTLVRLALGAPPDSVHRMELSAASLCAVQYYRDGNASLRLLNDTSHLR; this is encoded by the coding sequence ATGACGGGCGCCAGGTACGTCGTCGAGGCCGACGGCGGCTCCCGGGGCAACCCGGGACCGGCCGGCTACGGCGCGGTGGTCCGCGACGCCGACACCGGGCAGGTCCTGGCCGAGGCCGCCGAGTACCTCGGCCACACCACCAACAACGTCGCCGAGTACCGCGGCCTGATCGCCGGCCTCAAGGCCGCCCGCGACCTCGACCCGGACGCCCGGGTCGAGGTCCGGATGGACTCCAAGCTGGTCGTCGAGCAGATGTCCGGCCGCTGGCAGGTCAAGCACCCCGCGATGCGGCCGCTGGCCGCCGAGGCCCGCGGCATCCTCCCGGCCGGGAACGTCACCTACGAGTGGATCCCGCGCGAGCGGAACAAGACCGCCGACCGGCTCGCCAACGAGGCGATGGACGCCGGCCGGCAGGGCCGCCAGTGGGAACCCGCCCAGGCCGCCCCGGAGCCCGCCGCGACCGCCCCGGCCCCGGAGCCCGCCGCGCCCCCGGCGGGCCGGGCCGCGCCCGCCGACCTCGGCACCCCCACCACGCTGGTGCTGCTGCGGCACGGCGAGACCCCGCTCACCCCGCTCAAGCGCTTCTCCGGCAGCACCGGCAGCGACCCCGGCCTGTCCGAGAAGGGCCGCTGGCAGGCCGAACGGGCCGCCGAGTCGCTGGCCGCCCGCGGCACCGTGCAGGCCGTGGTGGCCTCCCCGATGCTGCGCACCCGGCAGACCGCCGAGGCCACCGCCCGCCGGCTCGGCCTGGAGGTGCGGATCGAGGAGGACCTGCGCGAACTCGACTTCGGCGCCTGGGAGGGCCTCGGCTTCGCCGAGGTGATGGAACGCCACCCCGCCGACCTCACCACCTGGCTGGGCTCCGCCGACGCCAAGCCCACCGGCAGCACCGAATCGCTCAGCACCCTGGCCCGCCGGGTCGCCCGGGCCCGCGACCGGATCGTCCAGCAGTACGCCGGACAGACCGTGCTGGTCGTCTCGCACGTCAGCCCGATCAAGACCCTGGTCCGCCTGGCCCTGGGCGCCCCGCCGGACTCCGTGCACCGGATGGAACTCTCCGCCGCCTCCCTCTGCGCCGTCCAGTACTACCGCGACGGCAACGCCTCGCTCCGACTGCTCAACGACACCTCGCACCTGCGCTGA
- the lanL gene encoding class IV lanthionine synthetase LanL: MAGSRARGGGGDWTVAVEGSWCTVRPPGREPPAQGWELHVGAASSVAFEVLSAVAAAVADDPCPFAFAADRGILHGINAHDCAMESSGKFITVRPGGDEQFRRLAAELHLATAGMPGPVIPTARPYRPGSLVHYRYGASAARPVLGNDGVYRPVLRTPGGDLVEDRPGRRPPWVADPVEGAGSATGGRPAPAGVRVPAQPGPGARRGGGGGLLGGRWARAGALRHDAGGGVFLGTDRATGGEVVVTQARAHIEVDRTGTDARTELRRRAALLDRLTGSGLAPRVHALLERPDALFLVQERLPGRPLDDWVADRLRPDGTPGVPWTEAGPLALALLDLVERAHRHGVALPGLAPGHVLVAPDGRPCLTSLRGAAPAAIGADAPDLSALGGLYFLLATGHLPPRPPAGSAAERQGSGLTAGGREPAPTVFPSQPPDRLLELAARAGGTARRLAPLVRGLRSPDGGRCWGPARVRAALAAEPSPVPAAPVVPPSLDRLLHDGLRHLAHCAAPHRSDRLWPTGPEGLRTDPCNVQHGAAGVLALLARAAGTAPLPVPARDRARATAAVAAAWVERRCAAEPVVLPGLYYGRSGTAWALFDAAAALGDPGLAERAAGLAARVPLGCPAPGLAHGAAGAGLVQLRAHRATGARLFLDRTARCVRELLAAAQDGPGGTLWPVPADFDSATAGTARLGHADGVAGIGAFLLAAATVLAADGRTGHAATARAARAGADRAARTLAATVRRDGAAARWPRHPDDPGHVRLAHGCEGAAGVGAFLLRYWRATGDESARDLALAAGQAVLDDRWHCGTGACHGLAGDGEYLLDLAGATGRGRFRQGAHRLAALIAARAALRHGLLLLPDAGGTGWATGTAGPLAFLLRLRHGGPRLWSLPEE, translated from the coding sequence GTGGCCGGCAGCAGGGCCCGGGGAGGCGGCGGCGACTGGACGGTCGCGGTCGAGGGCTCCTGGTGCACGGTCCGGCCGCCCGGCCGCGAACCCCCCGCCCAGGGCTGGGAGCTGCACGTCGGGGCGGCCTCCTCGGTGGCCTTCGAGGTGCTGTCCGCGGTCGCCGCGGCCGTCGCCGACGACCCGTGCCCGTTCGCCTTCGCCGCCGACCGGGGAATTCTGCACGGCATCAACGCGCACGACTGCGCAATGGAATCGTCCGGGAAATTCATCACCGTCCGTCCCGGCGGCGACGAACAATTCCGGCGGCTCGCCGCGGAACTCCACCTGGCCACCGCCGGAATGCCCGGACCGGTGATTCCCACCGCCCGGCCGTACCGGCCCGGCAGCCTGGTGCACTACCGCTACGGCGCGTCCGCGGCCCGACCGGTGCTCGGCAACGACGGCGTCTACCGTCCGGTGCTGCGCACCCCCGGCGGCGACCTGGTCGAGGACCGGCCCGGCCGCCGACCGCCCTGGGTGGCCGACCCCGTCGAGGGGGCGGGATCGGCCACCGGCGGCAGACCGGCGCCGGCCGGCGTCCGGGTGCCCGCCCAGCCCGGGCCCGGCGCCCGGCGCGGGGGCGGCGGGGGCCTGCTCGGCGGCCGTTGGGCCCGGGCCGGCGCGCTGCGGCACGACGCCGGGGGCGGGGTGTTCCTCGGCACCGACCGGGCCACCGGCGGGGAAGTGGTGGTCACCCAGGCCCGGGCCCACATCGAGGTCGACCGGACCGGCACCGACGCCCGCACCGAACTGCGCCGCCGGGCCGCCCTGCTCGACCGGCTCACCGGCAGCGGCCTCGCACCCCGGGTGCACGCCCTGCTCGAACGGCCGGACGCGCTGTTCCTGGTCCAGGAACGGCTCCCGGGCCGGCCCCTGGACGACTGGGTGGCCGACCGGCTGCGACCCGACGGCACCCCGGGCGTCCCGTGGACCGAGGCCGGCCCGCTCGCCCTCGCCCTGCTCGACCTGGTCGAACGGGCCCACCGGCACGGAGTCGCCCTGCCCGGCCTCGCCCCCGGCCACGTCCTGGTCGCCCCGGACGGCCGCCCCTGCCTGACCAGCCTGCGCGGCGCCGCCCCCGCCGCCATCGGCGCCGACGCACCCGACCTGTCCGCCCTCGGCGGGCTGTACTTCCTGCTCGCCACCGGCCACCTGCCGCCGCGACCGCCCGCCGGGTCGGCAGCCGAGCGGCAAGGGAGCGGGCTGACGGCCGGAGGCCGGGAGCCCGCCCCGACGGTCTTCCCGTCGCAGCCGCCCGACCGTCTCCTGGAGTTGGCCGCCCGCGCCGGCGGGACTGCCCGTCGGCTCGCTCCGCTGGTCCGCGGGCTGCGGTCCCCGGACGGCGGCCGGTGCTGGGGCCCGGCGCGGGTCCGGGCCGCCCTGGCTGCCGAGCCTTCGCCCGTGCCTGCCGCGCCGGTCGTCCCGCCCTCGTTGGACCGGCTGCTGCACGACGGGCTGCGCCACCTCGCCCACTGCGCCGCCCCGCACCGTTCCGACCGGCTGTGGCCGACCGGCCCCGAGGGGCTGCGGACCGATCCGTGCAACGTCCAGCACGGTGCGGCCGGTGTGCTGGCCCTGCTCGCCCGGGCGGCGGGCACCGCGCCGTTGCCCGTTCCCGCCCGTGACCGGGCCCGGGCCACCGCTGCGGTGGCTGCCGCCTGGGTCGAGCGCCGGTGCGCCGCCGAACCGGTCGTCCTGCCCGGCCTGTACTACGGCCGTTCCGGTACCGCCTGGGCCCTGTTCGACGCGGCTGCCGCCCTCGGCGACCCCGGTCTGGCCGAGCGGGCGGCCGGGCTCGCGGCCCGGGTTCCGCTCGGCTGCCCCGCTCCCGGTCTCGCCCACGGGGCGGCCGGCGCGGGACTCGTCCAGTTGCGTGCGCACCGTGCCACCGGGGCCCGGCTGTTCCTCGACCGGACGGCCCGCTGCGTGCGCGAGCTGCTGGCCGCCGCCCAGGACGGGCCGGGCGGGACGCTCTGGCCGGTGCCGGCGGACTTCGACTCCGCGACGGCCGGTACGGCCCGGCTCGGCCATGCCGACGGGGTCGCCGGGATCGGCGCCTTCCTGCTCGCCGCCGCCACCGTCCTGGCCGCCGACGGGCGTACCGGGCACGCCGCCACCGCCCGGGCGGCCCGGGCCGGGGCGGACCGGGCCGCCCGCACCCTGGCCGCCACCGTCCGCCGGGACGGGGCGGCCGCCCGCTGGCCCCGCCACCCCGACGACCCCGGCCACGTCCGGCTGGCCCACGGCTGCGAGGGAGCGGCGGGCGTCGGCGCCTTCCTGCTCCGGTACTGGCGGGCCACCGGCGACGAATCGGCCCGCGACCTCGCGCTGGCCGCCGGACAAGCCGTCCTGGACGACCGCTGGCACTGCGGCACCGGCGCCTGCCACGGCCTGGCCGGGGACGGCGAGTACCTGCTCGACCTGGCCGGGGCCACCGGTCGCGGCCGCTTCCGGCAGGGCGCCCACCGGCTCGCCGCCCTGATCGCCGCCCGCGCCGCCCTCCGGCACGGCCTGCTGCTCCTCCCGGACGCCGGCGGCACCGGTTGGGCCACCGGCACGGCCGGCCCGCTCGCCTTCCTGCTGCGGCTGCGCCACGGCGGCCCCCGCCTGTGGTCGCTCCCGGAGGAGTGA
- a CDS encoding Nif3-like dinuclear metal center hexameric protein, which produces MPKLSDVIAVLEEVYPPQWAESWDAVGLVCGDPGAEVRRVLFAVDPVQAVVDEAVEWGADLLVTHHPLYLRGTTTVAATGFKGRVVHTLIKHDIALHVAHTNADHADPGVSDALAEAVGLKVTGPLVADPTDPAGRRGSGRIGELPQPMTLAAFTARVAAGLPATAAGVRAAGDPERTVRTVAVCGGSGDSFLAEARKAGVDAYVTADLRHHPASEAVEAAPVALVDAAHWATEWPWLRLAARELTDRADRRGWPLETRVSTRVTDPWTAHAPMPYAP; this is translated from the coding sequence GTGCCGAAACTGTCCGACGTCATCGCCGTGCTCGAAGAGGTCTACCCCCCGCAGTGGGCGGAGTCCTGGGACGCGGTGGGCCTGGTCTGCGGCGACCCCGGGGCGGAGGTCCGCCGGGTGCTGTTCGCCGTCGACCCCGTGCAGGCGGTCGTGGACGAGGCCGTCGAATGGGGCGCCGACCTGCTGGTCACCCACCACCCCCTCTACCTGCGCGGCACCACCACGGTCGCCGCGACCGGCTTCAAGGGCCGGGTCGTGCACACCCTGATCAAGCACGACATCGCCCTGCACGTCGCCCACACCAACGCCGACCACGCCGACCCGGGCGTCTCCGACGCCCTCGCCGAAGCCGTCGGACTGAAGGTCACCGGCCCGCTGGTCGCCGACCCGACCGACCCGGCCGGCCGCCGGGGCAGCGGCCGGATCGGCGAACTCCCGCAGCCCATGACGCTGGCCGCCTTCACCGCCCGGGTCGCCGCCGGACTGCCCGCCACCGCCGCGGGCGTCCGCGCCGCCGGCGACCCCGAGCGGACCGTCCGCACGGTCGCGGTCTGCGGCGGCTCCGGCGACTCCTTCCTGGCCGAGGCCCGCAAGGCCGGCGTGGACGCCTACGTCACCGCCGACCTGCGGCACCACCCGGCCTCCGAAGCCGTCGAAGCCGCCCCGGTCGCCCTGGTCGACGCCGCGCACTGGGCCACCGAGTGGCCCTGGCTGCGCCTGGCCGCCCGCGAGCTCACCGACCGCGCCGACCGGCGCGGCTGGCCGCTGGAGACCCGCGTCTCCACCCGGGTCACCGACCCGTGGACGGCGCACGCGCCGATGCCGTACGCCCCCTGA
- a CDS encoding zinc ribbon domain-containing protein, which translates to MNAAPADQIRLLDLQAIDSRLDQLAHRRRTLPEHAEIDKAAADHTALKDLVVAAQAQLGDTTREQTKAEADVEQVRSRAARNQQRMDSGAVTSPKDLENLQHENASLAKRQGDLEDIVLEVMERLESAQTRVTELTARLEHSSVVVAEAEGRRDAKFAEIDAEADKVRRDREAVANVIPADLMKVYLRLREQQGGTGAARLYQRRCEGCRTEFSITEFNAIKAEPADKVLRCENCGRILVRTGESGV; encoded by the coding sequence GTGAACGCCGCGCCCGCCGACCAGATCCGCCTGCTCGACCTGCAGGCCATCGACTCCCGCCTCGACCAGCTGGCCCACCGGCGCCGCACCCTGCCCGAGCACGCCGAGATCGACAAGGCCGCCGCCGACCACACCGCCCTCAAGGACCTGGTCGTCGCCGCCCAGGCCCAGCTCGGCGACACCACCCGCGAGCAGACCAAGGCCGAGGCCGACGTCGAGCAGGTCCGCTCCCGGGCCGCCCGCAACCAGCAGCGGATGGACTCCGGCGCGGTCACCTCCCCCAAGGACCTGGAGAACCTCCAGCACGAGAACGCCTCGCTGGCCAAGCGCCAGGGCGACCTCGAGGACATCGTCCTCGAGGTGATGGAGCGCCTGGAGTCCGCCCAGACCCGGGTCACCGAACTGACCGCCCGCCTGGAGCACTCCTCCGTGGTCGTCGCCGAGGCCGAGGGCCGCCGGGACGCCAAGTTCGCCGAGATCGACGCCGAGGCCGACAAGGTCCGCCGCGACCGCGAGGCCGTCGCCAACGTCATCCCCGCCGACCTGATGAAGGTCTACCTGCGCCTGCGCGAGCAGCAGGGCGGCACCGGCGCGGCCCGCCTCTACCAGCGCCGCTGCGAGGGCTGCCGCACCGAGTTCTCGATCACCGAGTTCAACGCGATCAAGGCCGAGCCCGCCGACAAGGTGCTGCGCTGCGAGAACTGCGGCCGGATCCTGGTCCGCACCGGCGAGTCGGGCGTCTGA
- a CDS encoding alpha/beta hydrolase family protein: protein MSTQTVHLALRRFGFTFAGDGSHAACLAAGADGGWYPESWRLPGDGPAVPTGLASAEGLRSQVLALPDGRVLVCRPDGPDGEGHAVVLLAAGEPEVLLASVRLPALRLLALPEATATTASASASAEPVAVLLGTDGRPVTSVWLLAADGSAPRAVAELPGLCGGGVWLDAAGRLLALDRLAGGRLKTVVLDLELGVTTPLLELGEESNDRLVLFDPASGFGMLRSDAPGVDRLGWALIGGAEPVRFPDCLHQPGRLLRPVAAAPGRGPGEEPQVVLQVDHGAASALVLWRAGERRLRPLPVPPGRWGGVGHWSAAGLRMPYSAPDRPAALATLDVAALLAAEPLAGSAPMALPLALAPLNGGAPQAGSGTAAAGAEPVGWRLDGSAGPGDGGRWRAAQCLELAGPAGPVEAVVYGGESWLSAPHLVLALHGGPADAWRLEFDPALQRIAADGTAVLAPNQRGSTGYGPQYAAAVNGAWGGPDLEDVLALLEGVAGQRAALGLEPPALFGVSYGAFLALLAAAHAPAGSVARCAVVAPFLSGRRLLAEAGAPVRALTARLGGDLEVADARGPRDVLRVAPLLSAPLLVVHGDRDEVVPVGQSRALRHELLRLGRLEGVDFRYVEVAGAGHELLAEEGSAVLHELLAAFLRTGRPA from the coding sequence ATGAGCACGCAGACCGTGCACCTCGCGTTGCGGCGGTTCGGCTTCACTTTCGCCGGTGACGGCTCGCACGCCGCGTGCCTCGCCGCCGGGGCCGACGGCGGGTGGTACCCGGAGAGTTGGCGGCTGCCCGGGGACGGTCCGGCCGTGCCGACCGGGCTGGCGTCGGCGGAGGGCCTGCGGTCGCAGGTGCTGGCGCTGCCGGACGGGCGGGTGCTGGTGTGCCGGCCGGACGGGCCGGACGGGGAGGGGCACGCGGTGGTGCTGCTGGCGGCCGGGGAGCCGGAGGTGCTGCTGGCGTCGGTGCGGCTGCCGGCGTTGCGGCTGCTCGCGCTGCCGGAAGCGACGGCGACGACGGCATCGGCATCGGCATCGGCGGAGCCGGTCGCGGTGCTGCTGGGGACGGACGGCCGGCCGGTGACCTCGGTGTGGCTGCTGGCCGCGGACGGGTCCGCGCCGCGGGCGGTCGCGGAGCTGCCGGGGCTGTGCGGCGGCGGGGTGTGGCTGGACGCGGCGGGGCGGCTGCTGGCGCTGGACCGGCTGGCCGGGGGGCGGCTGAAGACGGTCGTGCTGGATCTCGAACTGGGCGTCACCACACCGCTGTTGGAGTTGGGCGAGGAGAGCAACGACCGGCTGGTGCTGTTCGACCCGGCGTCGGGTTTCGGGATGCTGCGCAGCGACGCCCCGGGCGTGGACCGGCTCGGTTGGGCGCTGATCGGCGGTGCGGAGCCGGTGCGGTTCCCGGACTGCCTGCACCAGCCGGGGCGGCTGCTGCGGCCGGTCGCGGCGGCGCCGGGCCGGGGGCCGGGCGAGGAGCCGCAGGTGGTGCTGCAGGTGGACCACGGTGCGGCGTCCGCGCTGGTGCTGTGGCGGGCGGGCGAGCGGCGGCTGCGGCCGCTGCCGGTGCCGCCGGGGCGGTGGGGCGGGGTCGGGCACTGGTCGGCGGCGGGTCTGCGGATGCCGTACTCGGCGCCGGACCGCCCGGCCGCGCTGGCCACCCTGGACGTCGCGGCGCTGCTGGCCGCCGAGCCGCTCGCGGGGAGCGCCCCGATGGCGCTGCCGCTGGCCCTGGCTCCGCTCAACGGCGGTGCGCCGCAGGCGGGTTCGGGTACCGCGGCGGCGGGGGCGGAGCCGGTGGGCTGGCGGTTGGACGGGTCGGCCGGGCCCGGGGACGGCGGCCGGTGGCGGGCGGCCCAGTGCCTGGAGCTGGCGGGTCCGGCCGGTCCGGTCGAGGCGGTGGTGTACGGCGGCGAGTCGTGGCTGTCGGCGCCGCACCTGGTGCTGGCCCTGCACGGCGGTCCGGCGGACGCCTGGCGGTTGGAGTTCGATCCGGCGCTGCAGCGGATCGCCGCGGACGGCACGGCGGTGCTGGCCCCGAACCAGCGCGGCTCGACGGGGTACGGCCCGCAGTACGCGGCGGCGGTCAACGGCGCGTGGGGCGGCCCGGACCTGGAGGACGTGCTGGCGCTGCTGGAGGGCGTGGCGGGGCAGCGGGCGGCGCTGGGGTTGGAGCCGCCGGCGCTGTTCGGGGTGAGTTACGGGGCGTTCCTGGCGCTGCTGGCGGCGGCGCACGCCCCGGCGGGGTCGGTGGCCCGGTGCGCGGTGGTGGCGCCGTTCCTGTCCGGCCGCCGGCTGCTGGCGGAGGCGGGTGCGCCGGTCCGGGCGCTGACCGCCCGGCTGGGCGGCGACCTGGAGGTCGCCGACGCCAGGGGTCCGCGCGACGTCCTGCGGGTGGCTCCGCTGCTGTCGGCGCCGCTGCTGGTGGTGCACGGCGACCGGGACGAGGTGGTGCCGGTGGGCCAGTCCCGGGCGCTGCGGCACGAGTTGCTGCGGCTGGGGCGGTTGGAGGGTGTCGACTTCCGGTACGTGGAGGTGGCCGGGGCGGGGCACGAGCTGCTCGCCGAGGAGGGTTCGGCGGTGCTGCACGAGTTGTTGGCGGCCTTCCTGCGCACCGGCCGTCCGGCCTGA
- a CDS encoding RNB domain-containing ribonuclease, with amino-acid sequence MPRRHLSVRAAQTARINTELADLRTRLEIRTDWPPEVLAEADRAAALPRLPEFDATDLDLFTLDPPDSRDLDQAMRLTRRGSGYRVHYAIADVGAYVAPGGAIDTEAAHRVQTLYFPDGNVPLHPVRLSEGAASLLPGELRPALLWQLDLDADGALVLADLRRARVRSRRRLDYATVQGRLDAGDADEQLVLLAEVGTLREALEQARGGVSLPVPEQEVAAEDGGYRLGYRAPRPADGWNAQISLLTGMAAAELMLDAGTGLLRTLPAAPDSAYARLRRTADALGVDWPAGLPYPALIRSLDPARTADAAFLNECTGLLRGAGYRAFDTARGTAPPADPGHAALAAPYAHCTAPLRRLGDRYALEICLAVAGGTDVPGWVRDTLPLVPGLMESGDRRAHEVERACVDLVETELLRGREGEEFEAVVVDVDGRRPTVGTVQLRDPAVVAKCDAPDRLPLGHRVTVRLTLADPATRTVRFALAADG; translated from the coding sequence ATGCCGCGCCGACACCTCAGCGTCCGGGCCGCCCAGACCGCCAGGATCAACACCGAGCTCGCCGACCTCAGGACCCGCCTGGAGATCCGCACCGACTGGCCCCCGGAGGTGCTCGCCGAGGCCGACCGGGCGGCCGCGCTGCCCCGGCTCCCCGAGTTCGACGCCACCGACCTCGACCTGTTCACCCTCGACCCGCCGGACTCCCGCGACCTCGACCAGGCGATGCGGCTGACCCGCCGGGGCAGCGGCTACCGCGTCCACTACGCGATCGCCGACGTCGGCGCGTACGTCGCCCCCGGCGGGGCGATCGACACCGAGGCCGCGCACCGGGTCCAGACCCTGTACTTCCCGGACGGCAACGTGCCGCTGCACCCCGTCCGGCTCTCCGAGGGCGCGGCCAGCCTGCTGCCCGGCGAGCTGCGCCCCGCCCTGCTCTGGCAGCTCGACCTGGACGCCGACGGCGCGCTGGTCCTCGCCGACCTGCGCCGGGCCCGGGTCCGTTCCCGCCGCCGGCTCGACTACGCCACCGTCCAGGGCCGGCTCGACGCCGGGGACGCCGACGAGCAGCTCGTCCTGCTCGCCGAGGTCGGCACCCTGCGCGAGGCCCTGGAGCAGGCCCGCGGCGGCGTCAGCCTGCCCGTCCCGGAGCAGGAGGTGGCGGCCGAGGACGGCGGCTACCGGCTCGGTTACCGCGCGCCCCGCCCCGCCGACGGCTGGAACGCCCAGATCTCGCTGCTCACCGGCATGGCCGCCGCCGAACTCATGCTGGACGCCGGCACCGGCCTGCTGCGCACCCTGCCCGCCGCCCCCGACTCCGCGTACGCCCGGCTGCGCCGCACCGCCGACGCGCTCGGCGTCGACTGGCCCGCGGGCCTGCCCTACCCGGCGCTGATCCGCTCCCTCGACCCGGCCCGCACCGCCGACGCCGCCTTCCTCAACGAGTGCACCGGCCTGCTGCGCGGCGCCGGCTACCGGGCCTTCGACACCGCCCGCGGCACCGCCCCGCCCGCCGACCCGGGCCACGCCGCGCTGGCCGCCCCGTACGCGCACTGCACCGCCCCACTGCGCCGACTCGGCGACCGGTACGCGCTGGAGATCTGCCTGGCGGTGGCGGGCGGCACCGACGTGCCGGGCTGGGTCCGCGACACGCTGCCGCTGGTGCCGGGGCTGATGGAGAGCGGCGACCGGCGGGCGCACGAGGTGGAGCGGGCCTGCGTGGACCTGGTGGAGACGGAGCTGCTGCGCGGCCGGGAGGGCGAGGAGTTCGAGGCGGTGGTGGTCGACGTGGACGGGCGCCGCCCCACCGTCGGCACCGTGCAGCTGCGCGACCCGGCGGTGGTCGCCAAGTGCGACGCCCCCGACCGGCTGCCGCTGGGCCACCGGGTCACCGTCCGGCTCACGCTGGCCGACCCGGCCACCCGCACCGTCCGGTTCGCGCTGGCGGCCGACGGGTAG